A region of the Verrucomicrobiia bacterium genome:
TGAACGGTGGACGTGCGCCCTGGATGGCACAGTGTTGACGGATACCCAATCCGTAAATTGCCGGTAGGCAAAGCACCGGCGCGGTGCTCAAGGAGAAGCGAGTCGGGTTCCCGGTGGGACAGCGGTAGGCGTTCTTAATGCAATGATTGATGAGAGGAAACATGTTCCTCCACACGCGGGTTTACTCAGGAGTACCTTTTTGCCCCACCCCACCCTGCCCCCGTGCTGTCGTGAGAATGGATTTTCGTTCAATGGCTGTGTTGCATCGCGCGGCGCGGCTGCCCGCTCACAACTACGGTGCGGGCAAGATCGTGTGAAGATTTTGCTGTCGTAACTTTTGCAGTAACTCCGCAGTGGAAAGCGGTAGAAGGCAGTCGAATGCAGTCAACTCAACTCTGAGCACAATTCGCTCACCTGCCGCGCATTACCCTGTTTTTCTGGCTTCCACGTCAATGGGCTTGGTTGAATTTTCAGTGCAGTGCTCTACCAACTGAGCTACCTAGCCACCCGAATGGCCTGCGTGAAATGGCCCTTATGTCTATCGTACGCGCAGCGGAGTGTCAAGGTCACGGGTCACTGGACGGCCTCAGACTTACACGCCAGGGCTGGGCCCGTTCACGGGCTCAGCCTTTGCGCTACCGGCGGTCGGCTGCAGCAGTGCGCCCACTTCCTCTTGCACGTGCGCCAGTTGATCCAGCCGCAGATGTGGATCGGGCAGGGTAAACGACTCGCCCGTGCGCGAGTGCTCGTAGACGAGCAAATCATTGCCATCTTTCTCGTGAACCGTGTCGCGGTGCTTGAGAATCCGTTTCCGCTCCAACATCACCGCCAGGATGTAGCGCGCCGCCGCATGTGACGGATCCGTCGATTCGACCAATTTTCTCAACAGTGTTTCCGCTGTTTCCTTCTGGATCGCCTCGGGTGGAGGTGGCGGCGGCAGTTTGTATTCACCCTGCCAATACGAAACCACGCCATCCCGCGACGCGCTCGCGAAGCAAATGCCGCACAGGTCGCGCCGTGCGTAGCCGGTTGCATCGACGCTCAAAAGCGTATGATACGCCTCTTTGTCCGCAAACGGCCTCTGACAGGCCGTGCAGGCGTCCGCGCGAGATTGAATGTCCCATTCGGTCATTTTAGTTGCGAAATCCGGGCGCGATTATAAGATGCAGCGGATTGTTTGTCACGTTTTGCATGGACTTCTCGATGAGAAAGATTTTGTGTCTCGCCTTGTTCGCCGCGCTCGCCTCCGGCTGCGGTCGTAAATCCACCGGCGAAGATGCGTTCGCAAAAGGGACCGCCTATTACAAGGAGAACAAATTCGATAAGGCCGTCCCCTACTTCGAGCAGGCGCTGACCTCCATGCAGACCAATGCTCTCGCGTTGAATTTCCTCGGCGTCTGCCGCCTTAAGGAAGGCGAAACGGCGGCGGGTCTGGCAAATCTGCAGGATGCCGTGAGGGTTGATACCAATTACGTTCCGGCGCGCTACAACCTCGCCCTCGCGCAACTCGAACAGGGGCAGGCTGACGATGCCGTGAAGAACCTTCGTCAAGTGGCGCAGAGCGGTTCCGCGCCCCCGGACGCCCACTACCAGCTCGGCCTTGCCTACATGCGTGTGTCCGCGTGGGGGCAGGCCGAGGAGTCCTTCAAGCACCACTTGCAATCCAATCCAAATTCCGCCGACACGCTCAACTGCCTTGGCATCGTCACCGCCCGTAAGCATGAGTTCCCTGTATCCAAACAGTACTTCGAACGGGCCATCGCCGCCGATTCAAAATTCGCCACGGCATACTTGAACCTCGCGTCTCTCGAAAATCACCAACTTGGCCAGAAAAAAGAGGCCCTTGCGCACTACGAAACATATCTCGGTCTGCTCCCCAAGTCAGAGCAGCGCGAGGACGTTCGTCTTGCCATGGTACAAATCAATCAGGAATTGGCTGTCGCAGCGAAGCCACCGGCGCATGCGACCGAATTACCAGCGAAGCCGGCCAAGCCTCCGGAATCGCCTGCCCTCCTTGTTGCCGAAGTCGCTCCGGCTCCCAAGCCCGCCGCTCCGCCAACCGAGACCCCGCCGCCGAAACCGGTGGTTCTGGCCCCGACGCCATCCATCACCGCGCCAGCGGTTTCATCACCACCTCCACCGCCTGTGCCGGTTAAAAAAGTGCGCACGCCCGTTACCAGCAAGGTGCTCAAGCCTGGCAACCGCACAAAAGCGACGGCTTACTACAACGAAGGTGTAAAATACCAACAGAGCCAACCCGCGACGGCGATTGCCGATTACGCCAGGGCTATTGCCGCCGACCCAACGTTCTTTAAGCCGTACTACAACCTCGGTATCGCCTACGCCACGGCCGGTCAGCCCGAGCGGGCGATGGAGAATTACGAACTGGCCCTCATCGCCGACCCGAACTCTGCGGACGCACGCTTCAACTATGCGATCCTGTTGCAGGAACAGGGCTACACCGACGACGCCATCACGCAATTCGAAAGGATCCTCGCGGGAAATCCCGGCGACGCGTCCGCCCACCTGTCGCTCGGCGGTCTCTACGCCCACGACCGCGCCACCTATGCGAAGGCGCGCGACCACTACCAGACATTTCTGAAACTCTCGCCGAATTCCCCGCTGGCTCGTGACATCCGCCGCTGGCTCGACCAGAATCATTGAGAGGCAACGCTTCGCTCACGTCGCCCGGGTTTGCTGGTAGTACCACTGAAGCTGCGCTACGCCGCTGTCCTCATCAAGGTTTTCCTCGCGAACAGCTTCTTCACCGCGCGCCGGCGGCACCACTTCCTTGAGCTTCCACTGACCATCGAGCCGTCCGAAGGTCCAGTATTCCATAAATGGCGTGACGTATTCGTCCTGACTGACAGAGATCCCGCCCCGCTTGATTATTTTTTGCGCGTGCGCGCTGATCCGCACGGTGTATTCATCTCGTGAATTATCCGCGAAGTTGCGCACGAGAATGAGTTCCGCTTTTCGCACGCACAAATTGCGATACTCGATGCCCAGCCCGGCCGTCCGCTGTTTGGCGATCTGCTGGCGTAAATCCACGGCCACCGCGGGAAACAATTCGTCATCCTTTACCGATGTCGGGTCGCCCGCTTCACGCGCTAGCATCACGTCCGTAAATACCTGCCGCGCCCGCTCCAGCATCGTCTGCCGGTCCCATAACTTGTCCGTTTGCACCAGGAAGTTCAGCAACCGTTCGATGCGCGTGGCCTTCGTTTCCACGGGTTTTTCCAACCATGGACCCGCAGGACCTTCCTGTCCCGCCGTCTTGCCGTACACCTGCGCAACCCCCTTGTCGGTGAACTGCTCGAAGACATTCTCTTCCTTGAGCTTGTCCGACTCGCGGGTCTGCTCAATCTCGCGCAGTAACCACGCACCGTCTTGCCGTTGAAATGTCCAAAACTCCTGGAACTGTGCCGGCTCGTCGTCCCCGCGCAGGACATGGTTGTCACGATCATCCACATAATAATCCCTCGCGCGTGCCGTAATGAGCACCGTAAACTCGCGCTGGTTTTCTTCGTGCGTGTAGCGAACATTCACAATGTCCACCCGCTGGACCTGCAGGCCTTCTATGAGGTTGATTTCATGATGGCGACACAAACCCTGCAATTGCGCGCAGTGCGCGGTATATAAATCCGGCATCAGCAGCGGCTGCATCGGCCCGTACTCCCGGGCCTGCCAGCATTCCTGCAGCTTCACAAAAACTTCGGTCGCCCTTTGTTGGAGAGCGTCTTCCTTGAAGTTGGAATCGACCTTCGCAATGAACTCCAGCAACTTGCTCGTCTTCGCGGCCTTTTGCGCAACCGCACTCGGACTGTACACGTAATCAAGGTCTTCATCCTCTCTCCCTTGAGAGGCGTGTTGGATGATTACAATCACCACGAAAACACCCACGACAATAAGAAAAATTGTCGGATCGCCACCCGAACCGCCTCCGGACCCTCCGTGATAACCGCCAAAACCCCCGCCTCCAAATCCGCCCCCTCCGCCGCCTTTGTTGTGGACGGCCACGCTATTCGCGAAAAACGTGTTGGGTGCGTCGGTCTGCAAATTGTACACACGGGTGTGTGAGCGCACGCGGACAATGCTAATGATCTTTTGTGCGCTCAAGCCGTGTCCATCATAGGCGTACACGCTGTCCCCCACATTCAACGCCTCTAACGTTTTGAAAGTCCCCTCGCCCACGTAAAACGGATGTTCCACCGTGACACGCAAGAGAGTGCGTTCTGTCGTCACTTCAAGGTACTCATCCACTTCGTGCGTCAGGATGTTGCGGACAGTGGTGCGGACGACTTGTCCGTCTGGCGTGAATGCGAGAAGCTTATCACCAATCCGGATTTCATGAATCGGTGCTTCCGTGCCATCCGCGCGCAAAATTGGCGTATCCGGCAGGAAGCAGCCTTTGTTGTGAACTATGAACCCGCCCGCGATGTAAGTGCCGCTGGGGCTAACCAACAGATTGTACGCGGGATGTGATGCGCTAACCCGCCGGGCCTTCGGAAACACCCGATCGGCCATCCGGAAAATCCCGGGCGCGATTTGAAAAGGATGCTCGGCCGTGACGTGCACCCCATTGTCAATCTCGAGATACTCCTCGGGTTGGACGCGGATGATCGCCTCCACTCGTCCACCGATTACGGCATCGCCAACACGCAGAGTTTCGATGGGAACAGGACCGTTGGGAGTGAGGACGGGCGTGCCTTCCTCGAAACACCCGCCGCCACCGCGCGCCCAAACTGGGGCAGCAGCCAGGCAGAAGGCAAAGGCAATGGCCGTGAGTGTTTTCATGACGAGACGCTTTCGGCCCCGCCGTTATCCGTGCAATGCGGCGATCACGCCTGCCAAGACGGCCGCGCCAATGACAATACTCATGCCGATAATGCTTGCCGCCGCAATTCGCCCGAAGTATTGCGCCACGGCCAGGTTGCCCCGCGCAATCTCTTTCTCCTCATCGATGTTCGGCGTCATGCGCTCGATCAACCGGGGCAGCACTAGCGAAGAAGCCAGCACCAACGCCATACCGGCGACGCCACCGACAAATGAGAAGACCACGGCCCAACCGATGTTCTGTGCAACTTCACTCATGGCAAGATCTCCTTCAGTTAATTACGGCTTGTGTTGTCGCCGGCTTCCGCCGGCAGGCCTCACCGAAACGTCTGGGCCAACGCAATCGCTTTGAGCATGGCCTTGGACTTGTTGACGGTTTCCTGGAACTCATACTTCGGGTCACTGTCCGCCACGATGCCACCGCCAGCCTGGACATAAGCGACCCCATCTTTCAGCAGTGCCGTCCGCAAGGTGATGCAACTATCGACGTTGCCGTTGAAACTGAAGTAGCCCACCGCGCCCGCGTACGGCCCGCGTTGCGTTTGTTCCTGCTCGCCGATGATCTGCATCGCACGAATCTTCGGCGCGCCACTGACCGTCCCCGCCGGGAACGTCGCGCGCATCAGGTCGTATGAGGACCGGCCCTTTTGCAGCTTCCCTTCCACGCCGCTGACGATATGCATCACGTGCGAGTATTTCTCGATCACCATGAATTCGGGCACACGCACGCTGCCAAAGTCGCACACGCGTCCGATATCGTTGCGCGCCAGGTCCACGAGCATCAGGTGCTCGGCGCGTTCTTTTTCATCCGCCAATAAATCCTTCGCCAAACGCTCGTCTTCCTCGGGCGTTTTCCCGCGCCAGCGCGTGCCGGCGATGGGGCGAATCTCCACTTTGCCGTCTTCGCAGCGCACGTGCACTTCCGGCGACGCGCCCACAAGCTGGAAGTCTCCGAAATCGAGCAGGAACATGTAGGGCGATGGATTGACGGACCGCAGGGCCCGATAGACATCGAGGGCCGTGGACTTCACAGGCGTTTGGAACCGTTGGGCCAGCACCACCTGGATAATGTCCCCTGCTTTGATGTATTCCTGCGCCTGCGCCACCATCCCGGCATAACGCTCCGTTGTCATATTTGACTCGACCGGGACGTCAGGAGCATCCTTTCGGAATTCCAACGGCGGCGAGGCCAGGGGTTGCGCCAGTTGCGCCAAGAGCCGATCAATCTGTGAGCAGGCGCGCGTGTAGGCGTGCGCGGCGTCGCCTTCCACGTGCGCGTTGGCGACGATCTTAATGGTCTGGCTGACACGGTCGAAAATCAGGATCGTGTCAGTAATCATAAAACAGAGCGTCGGCGTGCCAAGGTCGTCACGCAACGGACGCGGGACACTCGGCTCAATCTGGTGGATGTATTCGTAGCCGATGAACCCAACCGCGCCACCGGTGAACCGTGGCAATCCCGGCAGAGTGACGGGTTTGTACCGGGACATTTCCAATTCCACGGCGCGCAACGCATCATCGCCACTGCGCTGGGCAACGCGGATGACCGTGCTCGGGTTCGTGCCGATGAACGAATACCGCCCGATACGCTCCCCGCCCTCCACAGACTCCAATAGGAACGACGGCCCCGTCTTGAGCAACTTTTGATAGGCCGATACGGGCGTCTCCGCGTCGGCAATAATCTCGCGATACACGGGAATCAAATTCCCGCGCTTCGCGTATTCCAGGAACTCAGCTTTCGACGGAGTAAACATGCTCTTGCTTGTCGCGGACAGCTCGTTAAGCGCGTGCTATTTCTTCGCGTACACCTTCTCGGGATCAACGAGCCGCGGTTCGGTCACCTTGATTTCACCGTTGACGATGCTGCGAAAGAAACACGATTGGTACCCTTCGTGACAAGCCGC
Encoded here:
- a CDS encoding TIM44-like domain-containing protein, whose amino-acid sequence is MKTLTAIAFAFCLAAAPVWARGGGGCFEEGTPVLTPNGPVPIETLRVGDAVIGGRVEAIIRVQPEEYLEIDNGVHVTAEHPFQIAPGIFRMADRVFPKARRVSASHPAYNLLVSPSGTYIAGGFIVHNKGCFLPDTPILRADGTEAPIHEIRIGDKLLAFTPDGQVVRTTVRNILTHEVDEYLEVTTERTLLRVTVEHPFYVGEGTFKTLEALNVGDSVYAYDGHGLSAQKIISIVRVRSHTRVYNLQTDAPNTFFANSVAVHNKGGGGGGFGGGGFGGYHGGSGGGSGGDPTIFLIVVGVFVVIVIIQHASQGREDEDLDYVYSPSAVAQKAAKTSKLLEFIAKVDSNFKEDALQQRATEVFVKLQECWQAREYGPMQPLLMPDLYTAHCAQLQGLCRHHEINLIEGLQVQRVDIVNVRYTHEENQREFTVLITARARDYYVDDRDNHVLRGDDEPAQFQEFWTFQRQDGAWLLREIEQTRESDKLKEENVFEQFTDKGVAQVYGKTAGQEGPAGPWLEKPVETKATRIERLLNFLVQTDKLWDRQTMLERARQVFTDVMLAREAGDPTSVKDDELFPAVAVDLRQQIAKQRTAGLGIEYRNLCVRKAELILVRNFADNSRDEYTVRISAHAQKIIKRGGISVSQDEYVTPFMEYWTFGRLDGQWKLKEVVPPARGEEAVREENLDEDSGVAQLQWYYQQTRAT
- the trpE gene encoding anthranilate synthase component I, which encodes MFTPSKAEFLEYAKRGNLIPVYREIIADAETPVSAYQKLLKTGPSFLLESVEGGERIGRYSFIGTNPSTVIRVAQRSGDDALRAVELEMSRYKPVTLPGLPRFTGGAVGFIGYEYIHQIEPSVPRPLRDDLGTPTLCFMITDTILIFDRVSQTIKIVANAHVEGDAAHAYTRACSQIDRLLAQLAQPLASPPLEFRKDAPDVPVESNMTTERYAGMVAQAQEYIKAGDIIQVVLAQRFQTPVKSTALDVYRALRSVNPSPYMFLLDFGDFQLVGASPEVHVRCEDGKVEIRPIAGTRWRGKTPEEDERLAKDLLADEKERAEHLMLVDLARNDIGRVCDFGSVRVPEFMVIEKYSHVMHIVSGVEGKLQKGRSSYDLMRATFPAGTVSGAPKIRAMQIIGEQEQTQRGPYAGAVGYFSFNGNVDSCITLRTALLKDGVAYVQAGGGIVADSDPKYEFQETVNKSKAMLKAIALAQTFR
- a CDS encoding tetratricopeptide repeat protein, which gives rise to MRKILCLALFAALASGCGRKSTGEDAFAKGTAYYKENKFDKAVPYFEQALTSMQTNALALNFLGVCRLKEGETAAGLANLQDAVRVDTNYVPARYNLALAQLEQGQADDAVKNLRQVAQSGSAPPDAHYQLGLAYMRVSAWGQAEESFKHHLQSNPNSADTLNCLGIVTARKHEFPVSKQYFERAIAADSKFATAYLNLASLENHQLGQKKEALAHYETYLGLLPKSEQREDVRLAMVQINQELAVAAKPPAHATELPAKPAKPPESPALLVAEVAPAPKPAAPPTETPPPKPVVLAPTPSITAPAVSSPPPPPVPVKKVRTPVTSKVLKPGNRTKATAYYNEGVKYQQSQPATAIADYARAIAADPTFFKPYYNLGIAYATAGQPERAMENYELALIADPNSADARFNYAILLQEQGYTDDAITQFERILAGNPGDASAHLSLGGLYAHDRATYAKARDHYQTFLKLSPNSPLARDIRRWLDQNH